From the genome of Clostridia bacterium, one region includes:
- a CDS encoding NAD-dependent DNA ligase LigA, with protein sequence MNNEMKELVDKLNLYAYHYYVLDDPIISDKEYDALYDQLVKLERETGTVLEDSPTRRIGGEPISKFGTHKHIAKLYSLDKVQSKDELKSWYSRLVKSLKGKEPVLTVEHKLDGLTLCLTYNNGLFVRATTRGNGEVGEDVTQQVRTIKSFPLRINYEGLIEVQGEGIMRTSVFNEYNKTATEVLKNPRNAAAGAIRNLDPKVTAKRNLDIYFYNVNYMEGGQINSQTEMMEFLAKNRFMT encoded by the coding sequence ATGAATAATGAAATGAAAGAGCTTGTTGATAAGCTCAATCTATATGCTTATCATTATTATGTTCTTGATGATCCTATAATCAGTGATAAGGAATACGATGCTTTATACGACCAGTTGGTAAAACTGGAGCGAGAAACAGGCACTGTTTTGGAAGATTCGCCTACTAGAAGAATAGGCGGAGAACCTATTTCAAAATTTGGAACACACAAACATATAGCCAAACTTTACTCTCTAGATAAAGTACAATCAAAAGACGAATTAAAAAGCTGGTATTCTAGACTTGTAAAATCTTTGAAAGGTAAAGAACCTGTTCTTACCGTTGAGCATAAGCTCGACGGACTAACATTATGTTTGACATATAATAATGGACTGTTTGTTAGAGCCACCACAAGAGGCAACGGAGAGGTGGGCGAAGATGTTACCCAACAGGTAAGGACCATTAAGAGTTTTCCTTTGAGAATTAATTATGAAGGTCTTATAGAAGTTCAAGGCGAAGGTATAATGAGAACTTCTGTATTTAATGAATATAACAAAACAGCGACAGAAGTATTAAAAAATCCAAGAAACGCCGCAGCTGGGGCGATTAGAAATCTAGATCCCAAAGTTACGGCAAAACGCAATCTTGATATATATTTTTATAATGTCAATTATATGGAAGGCGGCCAAATTAATTCCCAAACAGAAATGATGGAGTTCTTGGCAAAAAACCGTTTCATGACT